In Candidatus Rickettsiella isopodorum, a single genomic region encodes these proteins:
- the rsmA gene encoding 16S rRNA (adenine(1518)-N(6)/adenine(1519)-N(6))-dimethyltransferase RsmA, protein MSSLPARKRFGQHFLHESFIIDKIVQAISPKKNDHMIEIGPGLGALTERLLPHLKNLAVIELDRDLIPLLEEKCAVLGKLTVYQGDVLKIDFHTLSKTKQIWRLVGNLPYNISTPLLFHCLEQANIIQDMHFMLQKEVVDRISAHPGQTSYGRLSVMIQYYCQVEKLFNVKPGAFQPPPKVDSAVIRLIPYKVLPHKANAPLLFAEIVKNAFNHRRKMLRNNLAHWLKEQEFSQLKINSTWRPEQLTISDYVKLANFVAERNELKKN, encoded by the coding sequence AGCGATTTCACCTAAAAAAAACGATCATATGATTGAGATTGGGCCAGGTTTGGGTGCGCTAACTGAACGATTATTACCTCATCTTAAAAATTTAGCCGTGATAGAGCTAGATAGAGACCTCATTCCTTTATTAGAAGAAAAGTGTGCAGTGCTTGGAAAGTTAACTGTTTATCAAGGAGATGTTTTAAAAATTGATTTTCATACCTTGAGTAAGACTAAGCAGATTTGGCGTTTAGTGGGGAATCTTCCTTACAATATTTCGACACCTTTATTGTTTCATTGTCTTGAGCAAGCCAACATTATTCAAGATATGCATTTTATGTTACAGAAGGAAGTAGTCGATAGGATAAGCGCACATCCAGGGCAAACCAGTTATGGTCGTTTAAGCGTGATGATTCAATATTATTGTCAAGTAGAAAAATTATTTAATGTGAAGCCAGGTGCTTTTCAACCACCCCCAAAAGTAGATTCGGCAGTGATTCGACTTATTCCTTATAAAGTATTACCTCATAAAGCCAATGCCCCCTTACTATTTGCTGAAATAGTCAAAAATGCATTTAATCATCGACGAAAAATGCTACGTAATAATTTAGCGCACTGGTTAAAAGAGCAAGAATTTTCACAGCTGAAAATTAATTCGACGTGGAGACCAGAACAACTGACTATTAGTGATTATGTTAAATTAGCTAATTTTGTGGCTGAAAGAAATGAGTTAAAAAAAAATTAG
- a CDS encoding CsbD family protein: MNPEELKGKWNQIKGKLREKWAKLTDDDWEQLHGDKEKLVGKIQERYGIGKEQAEKELHEFFNKHKDHH; the protein is encoded by the coding sequence ATGAATCCAGAAGAGCTAAAGGGAAAATGGAATCAAATAAAAGGTAAGCTTCGTGAAAAGTGGGCTAAATTAACCGATGATGATTGGGAACAATTACATGGTGATAAAGAAAAATTAGTCGGAAAAATTCAAGAACGGTATGGTATTGGCAAGGAACAAGCGGAGAAAGAACTTCATGAATTTTTTAACAAACACAAAGACCATCATTAA